From the genome of Medicago truncatula cultivar Jemalong A17 chromosome 2, MtrunA17r5.0-ANR, whole genome shotgun sequence:
AAtcgatttatatattttcattatgTTGAATCAGAGTATCTGCAGCTATTTAGAGTATATGAATGTTTTATTTGAGATGTACAAATATGTAAATATGTCTTTTTGAAACTCTGGATGGGAATACAGGTTCATAAACATGATTAAAGTcttggaaaatatttaaaatacagAGGATGCTCTGTCGAAATTTCAGTGGATATCATTTTAAGTCagattgaaaattgtttaaactATAGTTGCCAAGTGTCGTCAATAGGCTTGCCGGACTAGGATGTTCTAGTTCGTGCGCCGTTCACGATTGTGAATTTTGGGTCGTGACAGATAATTCATCGAAAACATATAAGGTTGTAATGTTAATGTTggatgtagttgaaaatagaaCTCATGTGCGAGTTTTAAGTGTCGCTGATAATGTTTGgaaaacaatttcaaattttcctGCGGTTCCTCTTCCTGATAGATATACTGGTCAGGGTGGGAGTGATGGTGTGTATTTGAATGGTAATCTTAATTGGTTGGCCATTCCTGTTAATTAGTGTTGACGGTCGGGAGAATATTAAGCCTAatgaatttgttgttgtttcactTGATCAGGGCACAGAATCATACACGCAGTTGATGCCTCCCTGTGGTTTTGATGAAATGTCATATGTTAAGCCGGCATCTTTATGTATATTGAAAGActccttgtgtttttctcatgaTAACTGGAGAACTGAATTCATTGTATGGCAGATGAAGATCATTGGAGTTGAAGAGCCATGGACTCAACTCCTTAAAATTAGCTACCAAAATCTTCGAACTAGATTTCATGATTTTGATGACTTGGAAAATTGTCAATTGTTGCCATTGCACCTTTCTGATCACAACGATACACTAATATTGGCTAATAATCAAGAACAACGAGCAATTCTACATAATTTGAGGAATAAAACAGCAAAGCGGACTAGAATTATCAATGAAATACAATGGTTCTCTACCAAGGTTTATGTTGAAAGTTTGGTTTCTGATATTTAGAAAGCACGTCAAGACATTTGTGGGATGGttagaggaaaaaaagaaaggtgGAAAGGAAGAGTTTAAAAGGTTATTGATTTTAGAATTGGAAGTGTTGGGTTAGATCTTGCTTGCTGGCATGATGTCTCATTTAGTTCATTGAGTCCAGAAATCTGACGAAAGTGTAAATGTTTTATATGCAGCAATATCAGGGAAGATTGTCTTAAATGTTTTTGTGTCACAGTGCTTCCAACAGGATACACACAGTTCAGTTCACCGAGTCAAAGGAAGTTTATTTGTCACAgtgttttttattctatttgacAGTTCATTATTCATTCGGATTAATTATAATGAGTTTAACTATAGGCTGTTCTCAATTTCTACTAGTTTCCAAACTTCATAATTAAAGTTATTCgaaattaaaacaataataacaaagTAAAAACTTTTTACTGCTAATGATATAATATAGGGTATTTTTGTTGAAAAGcttttgttgtgttgtgtttaaTTGTATCTGCTGTCATTTTTACACACTACTGCTATTGTAggtttttcatttgttttcatTCTTATTTTAGCATGAAGGGTGTTGGATAGTTAAAATGTATTCGCAGAATTATGCACGAGCCTTTTTTTTAAGCACGAGTGGTGATAACTGTTTCTGCATGACTGGTCAATTATAAAAAGTTTTATGTACTGTTGCAACTATATAACCTCTTCTTTCGCTGATGGGCTTGTGAATTGAGTTGGCAATTGTTTTGCTTCGATGAAATCGTTGTGTGTTAGGAATTAGTATCAGTGAGCTCTTATGCTTAATTTGTCTTGGTGTGGGAGTATTTGTTGGatagaatatttttttcatttgtttattgttgtatttttgagttgatattatatttcaaaagttattaaaaGTTGTTCATTACTTGTTGTTGATTTAACCATGTGATATTTACTTAGTCAAAACCTTATTTGTCACAATTATTTTATAACCGTTCATGTTTGATGGTTGGATCAAATGCTAAAATCTCATTCCCTATTGTTATGCCTCTTTTCCCTTAATATAAGGAACAACTCACCGCAACTCTCATGAATATATCCTTCTTTTATTTCTCCAAACAAAAAACACTTAACTCACTACAATACATAGCAATTGCCGGTACAGAAAAATAACGACAAATACATACTTTTTCACTTCATGTTTTTTGTACTCacaattattttctctcatctAAAATATTGAGTTTCTGGGTTATATCTCCTGATATCTATGAGATAAATTTGAGTTGTTCTGTCACCTCCGGTTATGATTCATAACGGGGA
Proteins encoded in this window:
- the LOC25485896 gene encoding uncharacterized protein is translated as MEGEEYPPIGSCLLRFLEGTESYTQLMPPCGFDEMSYVKPASLCILKDSLCFSHDNWRTEFIVWQMKIIGVEEPWTQLLKISYQNLRTRFHDFDDLENCQLLPLHLSDHNDTLILANNQEQRAILHNLRNKTAKRTRIINEIQWFSTKVYVESLVSDI